A window of Chitinophaga sp. MM2321 contains these coding sequences:
- a CDS encoding glucosaminidase domain-containing protein, translating to MRISSFFKRQVWLCGVFLLLMLSNVGYAQQSTSSYMKKYKPVSVELMQETGIPASVILGVAMLESGTGTSRNAKLLHNHFGIVGKNNLSKIKPGHRSVYKQYASDLASYEHFVELLAKKRWFGQVKGNQEFAVWLKHMNRSGYSTAGHEWIRRVTAIINRYKLYKLDAGMDSVARGSSSWLTVGLPATDDR from the coding sequence ATGAGAATCTCATCATTCTTCAAGCGGCAAGTATGGTTATGTGGGGTGTTTTTATTGCTGATGCTCAGCAATGTTGGGTATGCTCAACAATCCACGAGTAGTTATATGAAGAAATACAAACCGGTTTCCGTTGAGTTAATGCAGGAAACAGGTATCCCTGCCAGTGTTATACTGGGAGTAGCCATGCTGGAATCCGGTACCGGAACCAGCAGAAATGCCAAATTGCTGCATAATCACTTTGGTATTGTAGGAAAGAATAACCTGAGTAAGATCAAGCCCGGACATCGTTCCGTGTACAAGCAATATGCTTCTGATCTTGCTTCGTATGAGCATTTTGTAGAATTACTGGCTAAAAAGAGGTGGTTTGGTCAAGTGAAAGGGAACCAGGAATTTGCGGTATGGCTTAAACATATGAATCGTAGCGGCTACTCCACTGCGGGACATGAATGGATAAGAAGAGTGACAGCAATTATTAACCGTTACAAACTGTATAAGCTGGACGCAGGCATGGATAGCGTGGCACGGGGATCATCATCTTGGTTGACCGTGGGCCTGCCAGCCACCGACGACCGGTGA
- the aspS gene encoding aspartate--tRNA ligase produces the protein MYRTHTCGELRIEQVSQEVTLAGWVQTVRKFGSITFIDLRDRYGITQLLFGENLNAKLDAQPLGREFVIQVTGKVTERSSKNKNIPTGDIEITVSDFTILNAAKTPPFTVLDDTDGGEELRMKYRYLDLRRNVVKQNLELRYNIGRVVRNYLHSKGFMDIETPFLIKSTPEGARDFVVPSRMNANEFYALPQSPQTFKQLLMVSGYDRYYQIVKCFRDEDLRADRQPEFTQIDCEMSFVEQEDILNTFEDMLKHIFREIKGIEFEGDFPRMTWEEAMEFYGNDKPDIRFEMKLAGLNAIVKDKGFKVFDEAELVVAIAAEGCAEYTRKQLDELTDWVKRPQIGMSGLIYVKYNTDGTLKSSVDKFFDEQQLKLWAQQCQAKPGDLILVLAGREERTRKAMSELRLEMGERLGYRNKNEYKPLWVIDFPLFEYAEEENRWVARHHPFTSPKPDQIALMDDLSQYASIKANAYDIVLNGTEIGGGSIRIFQRDLQQKMFAALGMTKEEAEHKFGFLLGAFEYGAPPHGGIALGFDRLCSLLGGSESIRDFIAFPKNNSGRDVMLDAPSEIDQIQLKELKINLVK, from the coding sequence ATGTATAGGACGCACACTTGCGGGGAATTAAGAATAGAACAGGTGAGCCAGGAAGTTACACTGGCCGGCTGGGTACAAACAGTCAGAAAATTTGGCAGCATCACTTTTATTGATCTGCGTGACCGTTATGGTATTACACAATTGTTATTTGGAGAAAACCTGAATGCCAAGCTCGATGCACAGCCTTTGGGCCGCGAGTTTGTAATCCAGGTGACTGGTAAAGTAACAGAGCGTTCCAGTAAGAATAAAAATATTCCAACCGGTGACATAGAGATCACGGTGAGCGACTTTACCATCCTGAATGCGGCTAAAACCCCGCCGTTTACAGTACTGGATGATACGGATGGTGGTGAAGAACTGCGGATGAAATACCGCTATCTTGATCTCCGCCGCAACGTTGTAAAGCAAAACCTGGAGCTGCGTTATAATATAGGTCGTGTTGTACGCAACTACCTGCATTCAAAAGGCTTCATGGACATTGAAACGCCGTTCCTGATCAAGTCCACACCGGAAGGTGCCCGCGATTTCGTGGTGCCCAGCCGTATGAATGCAAATGAGTTTTATGCATTGCCACAGTCGCCCCAAACCTTCAAGCAACTGCTGATGGTGAGCGGGTATGACCGCTACTACCAGATCGTGAAGTGTTTCCGGGATGAGGACCTGCGTGCAGACCGTCAGCCGGAGTTTACACAGATCGATTGTGAGATGAGTTTTGTGGAACAGGAAGATATTCTGAATACGTTTGAAGATATGCTGAAACATATCTTCCGTGAAATAAAAGGAATTGAATTTGAAGGTGATTTCCCACGGATGACCTGGGAAGAGGCCATGGAGTTTTATGGTAACGATAAACCGGATATCCGCTTTGAAATGAAGCTGGCTGGTTTGAACGCTATTGTAAAGGACAAAGGCTTCAAGGTATTTGATGAGGCGGAACTGGTAGTGGCTATTGCTGCTGAAGGTTGCGCGGAATATACCCGTAAGCAGCTGGATGAGCTGACAGACTGGGTGAAGCGGCCACAGATTGGTATGAGCGGGCTCATCTATGTTAAATATAACACGGATGGCACACTGAAGAGTTCGGTGGATAAGTTTTTTGATGAACAACAATTAAAGCTGTGGGCGCAGCAATGTCAGGCAAAACCCGGAGATCTGATCCTGGTGCTGGCTGGCAGGGAAGAACGTACCCGTAAAGCGATGAGCGAACTCCGCCTTGAAATGGGCGAACGCCTCGGTTACCGCAATAAAAATGAGTATAAGCCGTTGTGGGTGATAGATTTCCCGCTGTTTGAATACGCAGAAGAGGAAAACCGCTGGGTGGCACGTCACCATCCGTTCACGTCACCGAAGCCGGACCAGATTGCTTTAATGGATGACCTTTCCCAATATGCCAGTATCAAGGCGAATGCCTACGATATTGTATTGAACGGTACAGAAATAGGCGGTGGCTCTATCCGTATATTCCAGCGCGATTTACAGCAGAAGATGTTTGCTGCACTGGGTATGACCAAAGAAGAAGCAGAACATAAATTTGGGTTCCTTTTAGGGGCTTTTGAATATGGGGCACCTCCACATGGTGGAATTGCCCTTGGATTTGATCGCTTGTGCTCGCTTTTAGGTGGCAGTGAAAGTATCCGTGACTTTATCGCATTCCCGAAAAACAACTCAGGACGCGATGTAATGCTGGATGCACCAAGTGAAATTGATCAGATACAGTTGAAAGAATTAAAGATTAACCTGGTAAAGTAA
- a CDS encoding FAD-binding oxidoreductase encodes MRKTDYLIVGQGIAGTMLSWFLMQAGRKVIVIDDAKANSASRVAAGIINPVSGRRFEPAWLYDTLYPFAEATYNQLSDLLKVPVFTARRLWNIFPSQQMRDAFLTKTTGDEYTELPEVLEYEQWVDQPYGAAVVKGATVNLRALLPAYRQYLQEQDALLSEHLDLNALELTATGVTYGNIQADKIIFCDGVATTGNPFFGNIKFLPNKGEVLLLKIPGLDTGDIIKKSITLVPQGPELFWAGSSFIWDYEDDHPTEKQREILEKSLQQLLKVPYQVQEQLAAVRPSGNDRRPIVGLHPDMPALGIFNGLGTKGCSLAPFMAAHFTEVLAGNARLMPEIDVNRYFNRLRG; translated from the coding sequence ATGAGGAAAACAGATTACCTGATCGTTGGCCAGGGCATTGCGGGCACCATGCTTAGCTGGTTCCTGATGCAGGCCGGCAGGAAGGTGATAGTAATAGATGATGCAAAGGCAAACAGTGCTTCACGGGTGGCGGCGGGTATCATTAACCCGGTATCCGGCCGCCGGTTTGAGCCTGCATGGCTATATGATACGTTGTATCCCTTTGCGGAGGCTACGTATAACCAGTTATCGGATTTACTGAAGGTGCCGGTTTTTACAGCACGGCGGCTCTGGAATATATTCCCTTCCCAACAAATGAGGGATGCGTTTCTGACGAAGACTACCGGTGATGAATACACGGAGTTGCCGGAAGTATTGGAATATGAGCAGTGGGTGGATCAGCCTTATGGAGCGGCAGTTGTAAAAGGCGCTACCGTAAACCTGCGGGCACTGCTACCGGCTTACCGCCAATATTTACAGGAGCAGGATGCACTGTTATCGGAGCACCTGGATCTGAACGCGCTGGAACTAACAGCCACCGGTGTAACCTACGGCAACATCCAGGCAGACAAAATCATTTTCTGCGATGGGGTGGCTACCACCGGCAATCCCTTCTTCGGAAATATAAAATTCCTGCCCAACAAAGGGGAGGTGCTGCTGCTGAAGATCCCCGGGCTGGATACCGGGGATATCATTAAAAAAAGCATTACACTGGTTCCGCAAGGGCCGGAGTTATTCTGGGCAGGCTCTTCTTTTATATGGGATTATGAAGATGATCATCCAACAGAAAAACAAAGGGAGATACTGGAGAAAAGTTTGCAACAGCTGTTGAAGGTGCCATACCAGGTCCAGGAGCAACTGGCCGCTGTGCGCCCGTCCGGAAATGACCGCCGCCCGATAGTGGGCTTACATCCCGATATGCCGGCTTTGGGCATCTTTAATGGGTTAGGCACAAAAGGTTGTTCGCTGGCACCCTTTATGGCAGCGCATTTCACGGAAGTATTGGCTGGCAATGCCCGCCTGATGCCGGAAATAGATGTAAATCGATATTTTAACAGGCTGCGGGGATAA
- a CDS encoding alpha-2-macroglobulin family protein: MRFLTGIFIVLIISSNKMMAQSSYDNYWKKVAALEEKGLPKSAMEEVNKIYTQAVKDKAEAQQIKALIFQLKFNAQINDSSSLQNMQKMDQQITAANGASRALLQSIKAEMLLRYLQNNRYKFYNRTAIANDESTDVSTWGLERLNREVAATYLASLSQRELLEKTTLAGYDPILIKGANTRSLRSSLYDLLAHRALEYFKSGEGNINKPTDQFELDDTAAFAPAATFAAHHFAAADTTSVQYQALLLLQQLIRLHEDNKAALLDVDIERVQYMNQVAVMENKDELYLHALDQLLLAYTGEKEVTSVLQLQAEWYLNKGTSDEAGNADAMKKAKAICEKAVQLTPKSIGGAACAHMLDRIGEKQLSLSAEQVNVPGEPFRTLVTYKNIHQLHLRVVAVDETFLKALRKAQNNYRDTENGYWKMILSRPALKTWQQALPDPEDYISHKTEIKIDGLPIGQYMIVSSVDPGFSLKNNPISMQFTWVSNISYIDNGTRYYALDRTTGKPLAGIRLNVMKNVSANNESNWKPIQSLVTATDGSVNITPDDNNRNVRLQWIGKNDQLFLDNYTYLYNYDYLGQEVIKPKTFLFTDRSIYRPGQTVYFKGIVLKKLELDVKSELLTRFKTKLFLYDANDEEVDSIAVVTNDFGSYSGKFILPEGRMNGIFRLEDSKSESSLSIHVEEYKRPKFYVTFDTVQHSYRLGDTVTTTAKALAYAGNNIDGATVKYRVERRVRFPYPWLFRKYVPQGAAREIAHGTTTTDAAGNFTVQFPALPDRAVDAATKPVFSYVVHADVTDLNGETRSADQWINAGYQSLEITVNMDERLRQEELSQIHIFTKNLNGAFESVALTAELQPLQPPKRLLRPRYWEQPDQFVMTEEEYIKAFPVDIYKDENDPQHWLRKPAVLQQQFTSDASGKVTLNSKKLAPGFYELVVSGKDKTGQPVTQKMVFELINPAAKELSAPAYVWDYQPEAAVAPGDKATIALGTTAKDVHMLQVVKRPDEPVEITPLALSAIKTQTYKVTEEDRGGIHLSFIFVKDNRAFSTEKTIRVPWDNKALDIKLGAHRNMLLPGEKEKWSVQISGYKGEKVAAEMLAAMYDASLDAFTPHHWAIPGIYPETYAPRMFDGNSGFSAGASQTWYLPDYVSHNSDEKSYDALNFFDWQMSDDDGGRGRVRLMGRLSGAAAAAPRPAQMAMKKNQNYATVDVMAESKADMSSALEEVVVVEADSSKEPAPPENTGNSSIRKNFQETAFFFPDLRTDKDGNISFEFTVPEALTKWNFLSLAHTKDLSFGYAGASIVTQKMLMVQPNAPRFVREGDKIEFTAKVSNLSDTLLIGQAHLELLDATTMQPVDGWFQNIFPVQHFTAKAGQSTAVTFPLQIPHGFNSALLYRVTAQAANFSDGEENALPVLTNAMLVTESLPLPVRGDGTHTFTFDKLLKSDSSQTLRQHALTVEYTSNPAWYAVQALPYLMEYPYDCAEQVFNRYYANALATHITNATPGIKAVFEKWKTSDTAALLSNLQKNEELKSVLLQQTPWVLEAKNEAEQKKNIALLFDLQRMQRERTSALDQLKSKQQPNGAFPWFYGMWEDRFITQYILAGIGHLQQLASLKDPVAMDIANKAMDYLDQQLDKDYYNLVKNKANLKQQQLSQIQVHYLYARSFFDRPVPAAMRTSFDYFLSQEKTYWNKQNRYTQGMIALTLFKKGDQLTPKAILKSLKENAMNSKEMGMYWKDVVAGYSWHQAPIETQALLIEAFDVAGKDAEAVTDMKTWLLKNKQTNNWHTTKATADACYAMLLNGSNWLATSPQVAIQLGSTSIKPAATEAGTGYFKERIDGKAVKPAMGNISVTVQDSKGQPSWGAVYWQYFEDLDKITAAKTPLVLEKELFREVNGNNGPVLTKIEAGNELKVGDKVKVRIVLRADRAMEYIHLKDMRAACFEPLNVISSSKWQDGLSYYESTKDASTDFFFSYLPKGTHVFEYTLFVTHQGKFSNGISTAQCMYAPEFSAHSDGINVNVKE; encoded by the coding sequence ATGCGTTTTTTAACCGGAATATTCATTGTTTTAATCATTAGCAGCAATAAAATGATGGCCCAGTCTAGTTATGATAATTATTGGAAGAAAGTAGCCGCGCTGGAAGAAAAAGGATTGCCCAAATCGGCGATGGAAGAAGTAAATAAGATTTACACCCAGGCTGTGAAAGACAAAGCGGAAGCACAACAAATCAAAGCCCTCATTTTCCAGCTCAAGTTCAATGCGCAGATCAATGATAGCAGCAGTCTGCAGAACATGCAGAAAATGGACCAGCAGATTACTGCTGCCAATGGGGCCAGCCGCGCATTGCTGCAAAGCATAAAAGCGGAAATGCTGCTCCGCTACCTGCAAAACAACCGTTATAAATTCTATAACCGCACGGCTATCGCCAACGACGAAAGCACCGACGTGAGCACCTGGGGGCTTGAACGCCTGAACCGGGAAGTGGCCGCCACTTACCTGGCCTCCCTGTCCCAAAGGGAGCTGCTGGAAAAAACAACACTCGCCGGTTATGATCCCATCCTCATAAAAGGCGCCAATACCCGCTCACTACGGTCATCACTATACGATTTACTCGCCCACCGGGCCTTAGAATATTTTAAATCAGGAGAAGGCAATATTAATAAACCGACCGACCAGTTTGAACTGGACGATACCGCTGCTTTTGCACCGGCTGCCACTTTTGCGGCACATCACTTTGCTGCCGCAGATACTACCTCGGTGCAATACCAGGCCCTGTTGCTGTTGCAGCAACTGATACGCCTACACGAAGATAACAAGGCCGCCCTGCTGGACGTAGACATCGAAAGGGTGCAGTACATGAACCAGGTGGCTGTTATGGAAAATAAGGACGAATTGTACCTGCACGCACTGGACCAGTTGCTCCTCGCTTATACCGGCGAAAAAGAAGTGACCAGCGTCCTGCAATTACAGGCGGAATGGTATTTGAATAAAGGAACATCCGACGAGGCCGGCAATGCCGACGCCATGAAAAAGGCAAAAGCCATCTGCGAAAAGGCAGTGCAGCTGACACCCAAATCCATTGGTGGCGCTGCATGCGCTCATATGTTGGACAGGATCGGAGAAAAACAGCTAAGCCTCTCTGCTGAACAGGTAAATGTACCCGGCGAACCTTTCCGCACCCTCGTAACTTATAAGAACATCCACCAACTTCACCTGCGCGTTGTAGCGGTGGACGAAACATTCCTCAAAGCATTGCGCAAAGCGCAGAACAATTACCGCGATACGGAAAACGGCTACTGGAAAATGATCCTGTCCAGACCCGCGCTGAAAACGTGGCAGCAGGCATTGCCCGACCCGGAAGATTACATCTCCCATAAAACAGAAATAAAAATAGATGGCTTACCCATAGGGCAGTATATGATCGTATCCAGTGTGGACCCCGGATTCAGCCTGAAAAATAATCCCATATCCATGCAGTTTACCTGGGTGTCCAATATCAGTTATATTGATAACGGTACCAGGTATTATGCGCTGGACCGTACCACCGGTAAGCCTTTGGCAGGTATCAGGCTGAATGTGATGAAGAATGTGAGTGCCAATAACGAAAGCAACTGGAAGCCCATCCAGTCACTCGTTACGGCAACAGATGGCAGTGTGAATATTACACCGGATGATAACAATCGTAATGTACGCCTGCAATGGATCGGTAAAAATGACCAGCTATTTCTTGATAACTACACCTACTTATATAACTACGACTACCTGGGGCAGGAAGTGATAAAGCCTAAAACGTTCCTGTTTACCGACAGAAGTATTTATCGCCCCGGTCAAACTGTTTATTTTAAAGGTATTGTGTTGAAGAAACTGGAGCTGGATGTGAAGAGTGAACTGCTGACCCGCTTCAAAACCAAGTTGTTCCTCTATGATGCCAATGATGAAGAAGTAGATTCCATAGCGGTGGTAACCAACGATTTCGGTTCCTACTCCGGTAAGTTTATATTGCCGGAAGGCCGTATGAACGGCATTTTCAGGCTGGAAGACAGTAAGTCTGAAAGTAGCTTGTCCATCCACGTGGAAGAATACAAAAGACCTAAATTTTATGTAACATTTGATACGGTACAACATAGTTATCGTTTAGGCGATACCGTTACTACTACTGCTAAAGCACTGGCTTATGCGGGAAATAATATCGATGGCGCTACCGTAAAATACCGGGTGGAAAGAAGGGTGCGTTTCCCGTATCCATGGCTGTTCAGGAAGTACGTTCCTCAAGGTGCTGCCCGTGAAATTGCACATGGTACCACCACCACCGATGCCGCAGGTAACTTTACGGTTCAATTCCCTGCATTGCCCGACCGCGCTGTAGATGCGGCCACCAAGCCCGTTTTCTCCTATGTGGTACACGCAGACGTAACGGATCTTAATGGCGAAACACGCAGTGCTGACCAATGGATCAACGCCGGGTATCAGTCACTCGAAATAACCGTGAATATGGACGAACGCCTCCGCCAGGAGGAGCTGTCGCAGATACACATCTTCACAAAAAATCTTAACGGTGCATTTGAATCCGTAGCACTGACAGCGGAACTGCAACCACTGCAACCGCCGAAACGCTTACTGCGCCCCCGTTACTGGGAACAGCCCGATCAGTTTGTAATGACGGAAGAAGAATATATCAAAGCATTTCCGGTAGATATTTATAAAGATGAAAATGATCCGCAACACTGGTTACGGAAGCCCGCAGTACTGCAACAACAGTTTACCAGCGATGCCAGTGGAAAAGTAACCCTGAACAGCAAAAAGCTGGCGCCCGGATTTTATGAACTGGTAGTAAGTGGGAAAGATAAAACCGGTCAGCCTGTTACACAGAAAATGGTTTTTGAACTGATAAACCCCGCTGCGAAGGAATTATCTGCACCTGCCTATGTATGGGACTATCAGCCGGAAGCGGCGGTAGCACCGGGGGATAAAGCCACCATCGCATTAGGCACTACTGCTAAAGACGTGCATATGCTGCAGGTGGTGAAGCGACCGGATGAACCGGTTGAAATAACGCCGCTTGCATTGTCAGCTATTAAAACACAGACCTATAAAGTAACCGAAGAAGATCGTGGCGGCATACACCTCAGCTTCATATTTGTAAAAGATAACCGGGCATTCAGCACAGAGAAAACCATCCGGGTGCCATGGGATAACAAAGCCCTGGATATTAAACTGGGCGCACATCGTAACATGCTGCTGCCAGGTGAAAAAGAAAAGTGGAGCGTGCAGATTTCCGGGTATAAAGGAGAGAAAGTGGCGGCAGAAATGCTGGCCGCTATGTATGATGCCTCGCTGGATGCATTTACACCCCATCATTGGGCGATACCTGGTATATACCCTGAAACATATGCGCCGAGGATGTTTGACGGTAACAGCGGTTTTAGTGCCGGCGCTTCCCAAACCTGGTACCTGCCTGATTATGTATCACACAACAGTGATGAAAAATCATATGATGCATTGAATTTCTTTGATTGGCAAATGTCGGATGATGATGGCGGAAGAGGGAGGGTAAGGTTAATGGGACGCTTGTCAGGCGCTGCTGCCGCAGCTCCCAGACCCGCTCAGATGGCCATGAAGAAAAACCAAAATTACGCTACAGTGGATGTGATGGCGGAATCGAAAGCTGATATGAGTAGTGCACTCGAAGAAGTAGTGGTAGTGGAAGCAGATAGCAGTAAAGAACCGGCTCCTCCGGAAAATACTGGTAATAGCAGCATTCGCAAAAACTTCCAGGAAACAGCCTTCTTCTTCCCGGATCTGCGTACAGATAAAGATGGTAATATCTCTTTTGAATTTACGGTGCCGGAAGCCTTAACAAAATGGAACTTCCTTAGCCTTGCACATACAAAGGACCTGTCCTTCGGCTACGCCGGCGCCAGCATTGTTACACAGAAAATGTTGATGGTGCAGCCCAATGCACCCCGGTTTGTAAGAGAAGGTGATAAAATTGAATTTACCGCCAAAGTGAGCAACCTTTCTGATACCCTGCTGATAGGGCAGGCTCACCTGGAACTACTGGATGCTACTACCATGCAGCCGGTAGATGGCTGGTTTCAGAACATCTTCCCCGTGCAGCATTTTACGGCCAAAGCCGGACAAAGTACGGCGGTTACTTTTCCGTTACAGATCCCGCATGGTTTCAACAGCGCATTGCTGTATCGCGTCACTGCGCAGGCAGCCAACTTCAGCGATGGAGAAGAAAATGCTTTACCTGTATTGACCAACGCTATGCTGGTAACGGAATCCCTGCCACTGCCGGTACGTGGAGATGGTACACATACTTTTACTTTTGATAAATTATTGAAGAGCGATTCCTCTCAGACCCTGCGCCAGCACGCACTGACGGTAGAGTATACCAGCAACCCTGCCTGGTATGCCGTACAGGCGTTACCGTACCTGATGGAGTATCCTTACGATTGTGCAGAGCAGGTATTTAACCGCTACTATGCCAATGCACTGGCTACGCATATTACAAATGCTACACCCGGTATCAAGGCCGTGTTTGAGAAATGGAAAACCTCCGACACCGCTGCATTACTGAGTAACCTGCAAAAGAATGAAGAGCTTAAATCAGTGTTGTTGCAACAAACACCCTGGGTACTGGAAGCAAAGAATGAAGCAGAACAGAAAAAGAATATCGCGTTGTTGTTTGACCTGCAACGTATGCAGCGCGAAAGAACATCGGCGCTGGATCAGCTGAAGTCGAAACAACAACCTAATGGCGCTTTCCCCTGGTTTTACGGTATGTGGGAAGATAGATTTATCACCCAGTATATTCTGGCTGGTATCGGGCACCTGCAACAGCTGGCATCCCTCAAAGATCCCGTAGCCATGGATATTGCCAATAAAGCGATGGACTATCTCGATCAGCAGCTGGATAAAGACTATTATAACCTGGTGAAAAATAAGGCGAACCTGAAGCAGCAGCAACTCAGCCAGATCCAGGTGCATTACCTGTATGCGCGCAGTTTCTTTGATCGTCCGGTGCCTGCGGCCATGCGTACATCGTTTGATTATTTCCTGTCACAGGAAAAAACGTATTGGAACAAACAAAACCGCTATACCCAGGGCATGATAGCACTGACACTCTTTAAGAAAGGTGATCAGCTAACGCCAAAGGCTATATTAAAATCGCTGAAAGAGAATGCGATGAACAGCAAAGAAATGGGGATGTACTGGAAAGATGTGGTGGCAGGCTATAGCTGGCATCAGGCGCCTATTGAAACACAGGCGTTGCTCATTGAAGCATTTGATGTGGCCGGGAAAGATGCAGAAGCGGTGACAGATATGAAAACATGGCTGCTCAAAAACAAACAAACCAATAACTGGCATACCACCAAAGCTACGGCTGATGCCTGTTATGCGATGTTGCTGAATGGCAGCAACTGGCTGGCTACCTCTCCGCAGGTAGCTATTCAGCTGGGAAGCACCAGCATCAAACCCGCTGCTACAGAAGCGGGCACCGGCTACTTCAAGGAACGGATAGATGGTAAAGCCGTGAAACCTGCTATGGGTAACATCAGCGTAACCGTGCAGGATAGCAAGGGCCAACCTTCCTGGGGTGCTGTTTACTGGCAATACTTTGAAGACCTGGATAAGATCACAGCGGCCAAAACACCTTTGGTACTGGAAAAAGAACTATTCCGGGAAGTGAATGGTAACAACGGCCCTGTGCTCACAAAAATTGAAGCAGGTAATGAACTGAAAGTAGGCGATAAAGTAAAAGTGCGCATTGTACTGCGTGCCGACAGGGCGATGGAATACATTCACCTGAAAGACATGCGGGCAGCTTGTTTTGAGCCACTGAATGTGATCAGCAGCAGCAAGTGGCAGGATGGCCTCAGTTATTATGAAAGCACGAAAGATGCTTCCACCGATTTCTTTTTCAGCTACCTGCCAAAAGGTACTCACGTGTTCGAATACACGCTGTTTGTAACCCATCAGGGTAAATTCTCCAATGGTATCAGTACAGCACAATGCATGTATGCACCGGAGTTCAGCGCGCATAGTGATGGCATAAATGTGAATGTAAAAGAATAG
- the sucD gene encoding succinate--CoA ligase subunit alpha: MSVLVNKDSKVIVQGFTGTEGTFHATQMIEYGTQVVGGVTPGKGGSTHLERPVFNTVADAVKATGANVSIIFVPPAFAADAIMEATEAGIALVVCITEGIPVQDMIKAKNFLQGTSTRLIGPNCPGVITAEEAKVGIMPGFIFKKGKIGIVSKSGTLTYEAADQVVKAGLGVSTAIGIGGDPIIGTPTKDAVELLMNDPETEGIIMIGEIGGGMEADAARWIKEFGTKPVVGFIAGQTAPPGRRMGHAGAIIGGADDTAAAKMKIMAECGVHVVDSPADIGKTMAEVLSKKAALA, translated from the coding sequence ATGAGTGTTTTAGTTAATAAGGATAGTAAAGTGATTGTGCAGGGATTTACCGGTACAGAAGGCACTTTCCATGCTACACAGATGATTGAATATGGTACCCAGGTAGTAGGCGGCGTTACCCCCGGTAAAGGCGGCAGCACTCATCTGGAGCGTCCTGTATTCAATACAGTAGCGGATGCCGTAAAAGCAACCGGAGCAAATGTTTCTATCATTTTTGTACCACCGGCTTTTGCTGCTGATGCCATCATGGAAGCTACCGAAGCTGGTATTGCCCTGGTTGTATGTATCACAGAAGGTATTCCTGTTCAGGATATGATCAAGGCTAAAAACTTCCTGCAAGGTACCAGTACCCGCCTCATCGGACCTAACTGCCCCGGCGTTATTACTGCTGAAGAAGCAAAAGTGGGTATCATGCCCGGATTTATCTTCAAAAAAGGTAAAATCGGTATCGTATCTAAATCAGGTACATTAACATATGAAGCTGCTGATCAGGTGGTTAAAGCCGGCCTGGGCGTTTCTACAGCCATCGGTATTGGTGGTGATCCCATCATTGGTACACCTACCAAAGATGCGGTTGAACTGCTGATGAATGATCCTGAAACAGAAGGTATCATTATGATCGGTGAAATTGGTGGCGGTATGGAAGCGGATGCTGCCCGCTGGATCAAGGAATTTGGTACCAAACCGGTAGTAGGTTTCATTGCTGGCCAGACAGCGCCTCCGGGTCGCCGTATGGGTCACGCCGGTGCTATCATTGGCGGTGCAGACGATACTGCTGCTGCAAAAATGAAGATCATGGCAGAATGCGGCGTTCACGTAGTGGATAGCCCTGCAGACATTGGTAAAACAATGGCAGAAGTACTGAGCAAAAAAGCAGCACTGGCTTAA